The genomic region AGCTTTTAAATTTTACCGAATAACTAACGTTTATAATATTAGGTGCAGAGATTATATTTAAATTCCATAATCAACTTTTAAACTATTGATAAGCGGGTGATAAATTTGGTTACTGATATAAAGAGAGAAATAGATTTAAGACCTACGACAAAGATCGAAAACATAGTTGCCACAGTCATTCTTGATCAATCCCTAGACCTCAACCTTATTGAGAGCCGTGTCCCCAATGTTAGTTATCAACCTGATCAATTTCCAGGTTTAATATTAAGATTAGAAAAACCAAAAACAACCGCACTAATATTTAAATCTGGCAAAATGGTTGTAACAGGTGCCAAAAGCACTCAACAACTAATAGATGCTGTTAAGAAAATAATTAAGTTGCTGAGAAAATATGGTATTAAAATAGTTTCAAAGCCTCGTATACAAATCCAAAACATTGTAGCGTCCGGAGATATTAATGCATACATTAATTTAGAGAGAGCAGCTTATCTATTAGAAGACAGCATGTATGAGCCGGAACAATTTCCAGGCCTTATTCATCGTATGAGAGAGCCGCGTGTTGTCCTATTAATTTTCAGTAGCGGAAAAATGGTTATTACTGGTGCAAAGGAGGAAAGTGAAGTAGAAACAGCAGTTAGAAATATTGCTAAGAAACTATTAGATCTAGACTGTTTATTACCGAAGAAAAGCGAATAATAGGGTAGAGTTAAAAATATTACATAATTAAAACATTATACAGCTCTGAATGATGACGTGGGCAGCCTAGGACCAACATCGTAGGGATGAAGACCCTAGTCTCACACTGAATTACCTTTCCTAATAATGTTCCACTACATTATTTCTTTTTTAGGAGAAAAAACAATACAATTTTAATGAATAATTTTCAAATAGATCTATTACCATCATGATCTATAAAAGCAGTACTAATTTATTACCACCAGCTCTTTTAGCTTTTCTTAACACGCGAATAGCTCTTCTTCTACCTGGTGTTCCATGATATGCTTCTCTCCTGTTTTTAGCTTTTCTTCCTAAAACATAGTCTCTAATAACTACAATAGTGATAGATGCACCAACTCTATTAACTTCGTCTTTTATAACTTTCAGATCCTTAACGATCTCATTTATTTGTTCATATCCATACGGGATCTCGAGTATTGTTTCTTCTGTGCCTCTTTCATAGTCTAATCCATATACCACAACTGCTCTCCATTTTCTCACAAAATTTTCAACAAGACTCGTTAACATACCTGTTACAGTATTAGGTCTATATTGGTCGAGACCATGCTTAACAGTATATTCTTCGAAACGATCTAGATCTAGAACTATGATTATGCCTTCAACAAGCAAAGCTTTCATCTTATTCTTTCATTTTTTAAAAATATGTTATCGAGAAACCTCAACCTTTTCGGTATAGGCGGATGGCTACTGAGAACTTCTTTTGCTGGATCAACTGGTGAGTTCTTTATCTTCTCTATTACTTCATCAATATCTCTATAACTTATGTTCTTTCTATAACTATATGGGTAGAAGGGGTTCGCGATCGCGTCTGTTAATGCGTAAATGAAGAGTGTCCTTAGCTTACTGGAGTCTATGTGTTCCCGCATTTCTTTGTTATATGAATAATACATGTGTAGCTTAGCTAGTGCTCGTTGCATCTCCTTATTTCCAGCAACATATGCTCCATGAGCATCTGCATAGTATTCTCTTAACCTACTAAAAGCTAGAATGAATACTTGTATTATTAAGCTCAATAAAATAGCTCCAACACCGAGAAGCAGTAACAATAATGGATTTCCTCCTCTTTCTTGCCTACCATATCCTCCTGTAAGACCCGCTCTCATAAAGACAAGGCCTAGATAATATATTATACTCGGTATAATCCCCATAAACAACATTATGAAGTTATCTCTGTGCTTATGATGACCAAGCTCATGCCCTATTACTCCTAATAACTCGTTTCTATCAACAATACCCAACATACCCGTGGTTACAGCTACATATTTGCCGGTCAAGAAGTTACCGTATGCAAAAGCATTAGGGGGACCATTAACAATCATAGCTTTGGGAGGTTTCATACCTGCTCTTCTAGCAGCTTCATCAACTAGCCTCTGTAGCTCGGGATCATGCTGTGCTCCATAAGATACATTGATGATTACTGGAGAAATAATATACATTATTACATTCATTATTATAACGAAAATAATCAAGTCTGTAAATAATATGCTGTATCCCAAGTTCTCAATAATTAGCCATAGAATATATATCGCTGAAAATCCTCCTACGAAAACTATTGCACCTGCAATATACATTGATGTATAAAATGAAAACTTATTCGATAATTTTCTAGCAACTCTCGGAGCAATTAAGGAAGCAATAATGTTGAGTGTTATAAATCCTATTATGTATGCCAGAAACATTGCAACAACTACTAGAGGATCATAAAACCACCATATCATGATCACATACCTCCCGCTCCTATTCTACTATCCCATAATAATGTATAGGCCCATATAAAATCTCACATTAACATCCCCATTATTTATAAGAATTCATATATGAGCCTATACAAGAATATTAAGGTACTACTGAAATTATATATAGTAGATGTTGAGGCCGACATAGTCCAACCCCTTATGTAGGGGGATGAAGAAGGGTCGATTATCTGAAGAGCAATATGGGCGTGAATATGATGCATTATAGGGTGCAAACATATTGGCTAAGGAGCTTAAAAAAATTGAGCTCGAATTATATGAGGGAATAGATGATATTAGCGAAAAGATAAGAAGCAGTGCTTTCGAAGCATATATAACTTTGGAGGGAATGTTTCAAGGAATTATAAGGGTAATAGGAGAAGATATAGCAAGTGTTTTTAAAGAATTAATTAGTAAGAGTAGCAGAAAATGCATATACAGCAGGATCAGTTTACGAAAAGAAACTGGGACATGGGATGAGCTTGGCATACTTGTATGTAATGGTATAGCAATAGCTGCCTCAGGGGAAATAGATAATGAGAAATTGTCGGGTATAAAATTATTAGAAAAAATAGCTAGTAGAATAAACAAGAATATTTATTCAGCCGGGGTAATTGAGATAACAGAGATATCATTAGACTTTATTAAGAAAAGACTAGGTATCAATATTGATAATTTTGTCTCCACAGAGTCATTAGAAAAATCAGCATCCGAGAAAAAACCTTTAAAAACTCAAAAATTCAAAGAAGTCGGTAAAATAATTGAGCCAAAAGAAATAGCTCCAGCCGCCACTATACCAGTCGAAACTTCAACATCGAAAACAGCTCCCTTACCTGTTGAATTAGCGAGACAAGTTCTACCGCCGCAAGTCCTCGCATCTCTTGGTTTAACAAGGGAAAATAAACAAGTATTAATTGAGGATAAAAATTTTCAACCTATTAAGGTAAAAGAGGCAATATCTATTGATCAATCAATACTTGAATTCAGTGATAAAATGATTAAATATGCATTCGAAAACCAAGTAAATATATCGCAAGCAATAATTAGAGGAGATAATGAAAAACTTGTTGTAGAAGTCATAGTGGCTCGATTAGGCTTTGCACGTAAAAGACAAAAAATGATAAGCCTAGCTAATAACGTAGCAGAACTAATTAGAGATGTATTAGTAAAAAGTAATGTTAATGTTAAAAAAATATCTGTGATAGTCCGCCACGGATTCGATGCTGTAAAAGTATCGAGGGATCTATCAGCGAAATAAACTACTATTATAATCCACACATTAAAAAAGCAGTTTCTATATCTTTAAATTCAATAACCGATATTCCTTTATTATCTAATTGATAATTATCGATGATGACTAGATCATCTGAAACAATATTCTCAATACCAAACTCAACATCTTCAACTTTTTCATATTCTATAGAAACAATAACTCTCGCCTTATTTAGGATGCCATACTTCTTAATTAGAGGCGATAAGTAATTATTATGATCGAGAGAAATAGATGTTCCCGGATGATACGCGCTCATTGCCGGCAACACGATTATCTTGTTTCCAACAGTAGTCGGCACTATTAAGAAAGCCGGGAATTTATATGCATTAAAACATCTTAGACTAGGATGTTCATGTCCAATCACTACTAAATCATATTTAGATATATCTTTTTCTAAATGTCCATGAATAAAGAGTGTTTTGTAGTTATTAAAATATAATTCATATTCTCTCATTAATTCTATACCATAATCTTTCAGAATTATTGGTAAGAAATTATCATGATTTCCTCTCACAACTATTATTTCCTCGATACCATTAGACAATAAATAATTAAATAGTTCTCTAATTTCTTCTCTTTCCTGCCGGAGAAGCCTATCAAATGCATGTTTGAGATCTCCGTTTATCAGTACACGTTTAGGCTTCAAATATTTAAATACAAAACTTAATGTCTTCAATGTATTTCTTAGCTGGATTTTCGGAATAAACATTCCAGTATAGCTTGTCGAAGCTCTACGACTACTATAATCTAAACCCCTAGCTACTGATTCCTCAAAACCTAAATGTACATCTGAGAAAATAATCATGTTATGGCTTCTAGAATAAAGAATAGGAGTTCCTAAAACTATATGGAGATCAATATCTTTTTCTCTAAACAACGGTCTCAATATCATTTATAGAGACACCAT from Staphylothermus marinus F1 harbors:
- a CDS encoding zinc metalloprotease HtpX, which encodes MIWWFYDPLVVVAMFLAYIIGFITLNIIASLIAPRVARKLSNKFSFYTSMYIAGAIVFVGGFSAIYILWLIIENLGYSILFTDLIIFVIIMNVIMYIISPVIINVSYGAQHDPELQRLVDEAARRAGMKPPKAMIVNGPPNAFAYGNFLTGKYVAVTTGMLGIVDRNELLGVIGHELGHHKHRDNFIMLFMGIIPSIIYYLGLVFMRAGLTGGYGRQERGGNPLLLLLLGVGAILLSLIIQVFILAFSRLREYYADAHGAYVAGNKEMQRALAKLHMYYSYNKEMREHIDSSKLRTLFIYALTDAIANPFYPYSYRKNISYRDIDEVIEKIKNSPVDPAKEVLSSHPPIPKRLRFLDNIFLKNERIR
- a CDS encoding TATA-box-binding protein; this encodes MVTDIKREIDLRPTTKIENIVATVILDQSLDLNLIESRVPNVSYQPDQFPGLILRLEKPKTTALIFKSGKMVVTGAKSTQQLIDAVKKIIKLLRKYGIKIVSKPRIQIQNIVASGDINAYINLERAAYLLEDSMYEPEQFPGLIHRMREPRVVLLIFSSGKMVITGAKEESEVETAVRNIAKKLLDLDCLLPKKSE
- a CDS encoding metallophosphoesterase, translated to MILRPLFREKDIDLHIVLGTPILYSRSHNMIIFSDVHLGFEESVARGLDYSSRRASTSYTGMFIPKIQLRNTLKTLSFVFKYLKPKRVLINGDLKHAFDRLLRQEREEIRELFNYLLSNGIEEIIVVRGNHDNFLPIILKDYGIELMREYELYFNNYKTLFIHGHLEKDISKYDLVVIGHEHPSLRCFNAYKFPAFLIVPTTVGNKIIVLPAMSAYHPGTSISLDHNNYLSPLIKKYGILNKARVIVSIEYEKVEDVEFGIENIVSDDLVIIDNYQLDNKGISVIEFKDIETAFLMCGL